CGCCCGCGAGACGCAGCAGGACCGGGCCGGCCGTCGCGAAGCGCGGCGGCTCCGGGCCGACCGGGGCGGACAGCTCGGTGACCAGGTGGCGGGCGTACAGGTGGGCGGGGCCGAAGAGGCCGGCCGGGTCGGCGGCGTGCTCGGCGGCCTGGGCGGCGGTGTCCTCGGTGAGGCGGCGGGCGCGCGGTTCCGGTACGCCGAGGCGCACCAGCTCGGCCTCGAAACGCTCCGGCCAGGTCATCGGGCCTCCCGGGCGGCGCTCAGCAGGGCGTCGACCCCGTCGCGGAAGCGCGACCACTGGGCTCCCCGCGTGGCGAGGAACGCGGTGCCGGCCGGAGTGATCTCGTAGTACTTGCGGCGGGGGCCGGACTCGGAGGGCGCCCAGCTGGGAAGCGCGAGTCCCTGCTCCTCGAGCCGGAGCAGCGCAGGATAGAGGGTGCCGCCGGGAACGTCGGCGACCCCGGCCGCGGCCAGGCGCTGAGCCAGACCGTAACCGTAGTCGGCGCGCTCGCGCAGCATGGCGAGCAGGCACAGGTCGAGGAAGCCGTGCAACCACGGCTTGGGCATCATGTAGTCAGGCTAACTGCTTAGCAGACCGCCTACCTAGTGGGGTGACGCTTCACTGCCGAAAAAAGATCGGCGGGGCGGTGCACAGGAAACGTGCGGGAGGCGTCGACATGGGTGTGACCTTCGAGCAATTCGCGATGGCCCGACTGCCCAGCCTGCTGCGCTACGCGGTCGTCCTCACCGGCGACCGGCACTTGGCGCAGGATGTCGTGCAGGAGGTGCTGGCCCGGGCCCATGTCCGGTGGCGGCGGATCAGCGAGGCGGACTCTCCGGAGGCGTACGTCCGGCGGATGGTGCTCAACGAGTACCTCTCCTGGCGCCGCTCCTGGTCGGTGCGCAACCTGCATCTCGCCGGCGAGCGCCTGGTCGAGATCGACGACGCCCGCGGTGCGGTCCACGACCACGCCGACCGGATCGCCGAAACCGACGCGCTGTGGCACCGCCTGGCAACACTCGGGCGCAAGCAACGAGCCGTGCTCGTACTCCGCTACTACGAGCAACTCGACGACGAATCCATCGCGGATCTGCTCAACTGCTCCCCGGCAACGGTGCGCAGCCAGGCCTCGAAGGCGCTGAAAACGCTCCGGCTCGAGTCGGAGCGAGAGATCCTGATTTCCGCCGAGGAGAAGTCGTGACGTACCACGGTGACCGGCTCCGCCAAATCTTCGAGAGCAACGAGTCCCCAACCCCCGATCCGGCCGAGGTGTACGCCCGGGTCGTCGAACTGTCCCGTAAGCACAAGCGGCGCCGGCTGGGCGCCTCGATGGCCGGTGGCACCGCGCTGGGCGCCGGCCTGATCGCCGCGGTGGTGAACCTGCCGGCCGTCCTCCCCAGCGCCCAGGGCTCGTCGGAGGGGACGGCACCCATCGTGGCCGCCGCACCGGCCA
This window of the Actinoplanes oblitus genome carries:
- a CDS encoding PadR family transcriptional regulator, whose translation is MMPKPWLHGFLDLCLLAMLRERADYGYGLAQRLAAAGVADVPGGTLYPALLRLEEQGLALPSWAPSESGPRRKYYEITPAGTAFLATRGAQWSRFRDGVDALLSAAREAR
- a CDS encoding SigE family RNA polymerase sigma factor; translation: MGVTFEQFAMARLPSLLRYAVVLTGDRHLAQDVVQEVLARAHVRWRRISEADSPEAYVRRMVLNEYLSWRRSWSVRNLHLAGERLVEIDDARGAVHDHADRIAETDALWHRLATLGRKQRAVLVLRYYEQLDDESIADLLNCSPATVRSQASKALKTLRLESEREILISAEEKS